In Papaver somniferum cultivar HN1 unplaced genomic scaffold, ASM357369v1 unplaced-scaffold_112, whole genome shotgun sequence, a genomic segment contains:
- the LOC113328611 gene encoding uncharacterized protein LOC113328611 has product MAFMVNSSDQNERTSKEAPKLCALSLDSVRSKVQALTLNDKEGIPEKVREVVGAKSSVPIQYREKMMKRARQEGEISARVPLKKAEESRNRLVGLLEDFYNEVRSLPLNKGPSSFSNSNRGAKKQSKRWEIIG; this is encoded by the exons ATGGCTTTTATGGTTAACTCTTCTGATCAGAATGAAAGAACAAGCAA AGAAGCGCCTAAGCTATGTGCATTGTCATTGGATTCAGTGAGGAGCAAAGTGCAAGCTTTAACATTGAATGATAAGGAAGGGATACCTGAAAAG GTACGAGAAGTTGTTGGAGCTAAGAGTAGTGTACCTATTCAGTATAGGGAAAAGATGATGAAACGTGCAAGACAAGAAGGGGAAATTTCCGCTCGTGTACCACTTAAGAAGGCGGAGGAGTCGAGAAACAG GTTGGTTGGTTTGTTGGAAGATTTCTACAATGAGGTTAGAAGTTTACCTTTGAATAAAGGTCCTTCAAGCTTCAGTAATTCGAATAGGGGAGCGAAAAAACAGTCTAAGCGTTGGGAAATAATCGGATGA